One window of the Amycolatopsis mediterranei genome contains the following:
- a CDS encoding MarR family winged helix-turn-helix transcriptional regulator, translated as MAATEAGDGSDLRAVLPRILQLGTLMNRSGLGERAMKRIGADLDRPGLSIILALHLTGKAMRVGEIADRMQVAGPHVTRHLHVLERRRLVRGLADPDDRRARLVELTPDGAEIADRYVSTLLGWFGDALAGWAPEDRRTFYDLLLRFTDDLAAFLSAIGEED; from the coding sequence ATGGCCGCCACAGAAGCGGGCGACGGGTCCGACCTGCGCGCCGTGCTGCCCCGGATCCTGCAGCTGGGCACCCTGATGAACCGCAGCGGCCTCGGCGAGCGGGCGATGAAGCGGATCGGGGCCGACCTCGACCGGCCCGGGCTCTCGATCATCCTCGCCCTGCACCTGACCGGGAAGGCGATGCGCGTCGGGGAGATCGCCGACCGGATGCAGGTCGCCGGGCCGCACGTCACGCGGCACCTGCACGTGCTCGAACGACGGCGGCTCGTGCGCGGCCTGGCCGACCCCGACGACCGGCGCGCCCGGCTGGTCGAGCTGACCCCCGACGGCGCCGAGATCGCCGACCGCTACGTCTCCACGCTGCTCGGCTGGTTCGGCGACGCGTTGGCCGGCTGGGCGCCGGAGGACCGCCGCACCTTCTACGACCTGCTCCTCCGGTTCACCGACGACCTCGCGGCCTTCCTGTCGGCGATCGGCGAAGAGGACTGA
- a CDS encoding ROK family transcriptional regulator encodes MVETRHQTRLLTLLRDDGPMSRVELGERLELPRARVGAEVARLAEVGLVEAAGPSASRGGRRSTLVRLAGELRVLAVDVGATSVGVAVTDASCEVLAHTVEDGDVRQGPHPVLRRVAELAAKIRDEAPGRLIAAGIGLPGPVSFAEGMAVAPPIMPGWDRFNVRDHLGGHWGCPVAVDNDVNAMALGERHAGVARSTDDLMFVKIGTGIGCGIVLGGKVYRGVAGTAGDIGHIRLDDFGPTCACGEVGCLEAYFGGAALARDGLALARSGRSAHLAEAAAARGAVTARDVGGAAAAGDAGAVNLIRDGGRRLGQVIASLVCFINPGMVVIGGGVAQLGHQLLAEVRSAVYRRSLPLATGNLPIVLSELGETAGVIGAAWSATDRAFTLSS; translated from the coding sequence ATGGTCGAAACCCGGCACCAGACCCGGCTGCTGACCCTGCTCCGCGACGACGGCCCGATGTCGCGGGTCGAGCTGGGGGAGCGGCTCGAACTGCCGCGCGCCCGGGTGGGCGCCGAGGTGGCCCGGCTCGCCGAGGTCGGGCTCGTCGAGGCCGCGGGGCCCTCGGCCAGCCGGGGCGGGCGGCGCTCGACGCTGGTCCGGCTCGCCGGCGAGCTGCGGGTGCTCGCGGTGGACGTCGGCGCGACGTCGGTCGGGGTGGCGGTCACCGACGCCTCGTGCGAGGTGCTCGCGCACACGGTCGAGGACGGCGATGTGCGGCAGGGGCCGCACCCGGTGCTGCGGCGGGTGGCCGAGCTCGCGGCGAAGATCCGCGACGAGGCGCCCGGCCGGCTGATCGCGGCCGGCATCGGGCTGCCGGGTCCGGTCAGCTTCGCCGAGGGGATGGCCGTCGCGCCGCCGATCATGCCGGGCTGGGACCGGTTCAACGTCCGGGACCACCTCGGCGGCCACTGGGGCTGCCCGGTCGCGGTGGACAACGACGTCAACGCGATGGCGCTCGGCGAGCGGCACGCCGGGGTCGCGCGCTCGACCGACGACCTGATGTTCGTCAAGATCGGCACCGGGATCGGCTGCGGGATCGTGCTCGGCGGCAAGGTCTACCGCGGGGTCGCCGGCACGGCGGGCGACATCGGGCACATCCGGCTCGACGACTTCGGCCCGACCTGCGCGTGCGGCGAGGTCGGCTGCCTGGAGGCCTACTTCGGCGGGGCCGCGCTGGCCCGCGACGGGCTGGCCCTGGCGCGCAGCGGCCGGTCGGCGCACCTGGCCGAGGCGGCCGCCGCACGCGGGGCGGTCACCGCCCGAGACGTCGGCGGGGCCGCCGCGGCGGGCGACGCCGGCGCGGTCAACCTCATCCGCGACGGCGGCCGGCGGCTCGGCCAGGTCATCGCCTCGCTCGTCTGCTTCATCAACCCGGGCATGGTGGTGATCGGCGGCGGCGTGGCCCAGCTCGGGCACCAGCTGCTCGCCGAGGTCCGCAGTGCGGTGTACCGCCGCTCCCTGCCGCTGGCCACCGGCAACCTCCCGATCGTCCTATCCGAACTCGGCGAGACGGCGGGCGTGATCGGGGCCGCCTGGTCGGCCACGGACCGGGCTTTCACGCTCAGCAGCTGA
- a CDS encoding FAD-dependent monooxygenase has product MKRVLISGASIAGPALAFWLQRAGFAVTIVEKAPELRVGGYPIDVRGTALDAVERMGILPRLRDLHISTRRLTFLDADGSEIAAVAPDDIIGGVEGEDLEVRRGDLIRTLYDLVRDDAEVRFGDTVETLTDHADGVDVAFRSGHRDTYDLVIGADGLHSRTRELVFGDEAPFHHYLGYCFAGFTMPNDFGLFREGLAWSTPGKGAALYAVLDSEELHGFLVSARPEPPLEAFRDPESQRDLIAGTFEGEGWEIPRMVAAMREADDLFVDVISQIHLPRWSEGRVALVGDAAHAPSFLTGQGTSLALAGAYLLGHALATIPDHTAAFAAYENRLRGFAEANQALVSEGQATLFPATAEALERRNTALRQLTTARRRTPRPEHSALTLPDFPVPVR; this is encoded by the coding sequence ATGAAGAGGGTGTTGATTTCGGGTGCCAGCATCGCCGGCCCGGCCCTGGCCTTTTGGCTGCAGCGGGCCGGCTTCGCGGTCACGATCGTGGAGAAGGCCCCCGAACTCCGGGTCGGCGGCTATCCCATCGACGTCCGCGGTACGGCGTTGGACGCCGTCGAACGGATGGGGATCCTGCCCCGCCTGCGGGACCTGCACATCTCGACGCGGCGGCTGACCTTCCTCGACGCCGACGGCAGCGAAATCGCGGCCGTGGCCCCGGACGACATCATCGGCGGCGTCGAAGGCGAAGACCTCGAGGTCCGCCGGGGCGACCTGATCCGGACGCTGTACGACCTGGTGCGCGACGACGCCGAGGTCCGGTTCGGTGACACGGTCGAGACTCTCACCGACCACGCCGACGGCGTCGACGTCGCCTTCCGCAGCGGCCACCGGGACACCTACGACCTGGTGATCGGCGCCGACGGCCTGCACTCCCGGACCCGGGAGCTCGTCTTCGGCGACGAGGCACCGTTCCACCACTACCTCGGCTACTGCTTCGCCGGCTTCACCATGCCCAACGACTTCGGGCTCTTCCGCGAGGGGCTCGCGTGGAGCACGCCCGGCAAGGGAGCGGCACTGTACGCGGTCCTCGACAGCGAGGAACTCCACGGATTCCTGGTCTCCGCCCGGCCGGAGCCGCCGTTGGAGGCGTTCCGCGACCCCGAATCCCAGCGCGACCTGATCGCCGGCACCTTCGAGGGCGAGGGCTGGGAAATCCCGCGCATGGTCGCGGCGATGCGCGAAGCCGACGACCTGTTTGTCGACGTGATCAGCCAGATCCACCTGCCGCGCTGGTCGGAGGGCCGCGTCGCGCTCGTCGGCGACGCCGCCCACGCGCCGTCGTTCCTGACCGGGCAGGGCACCAGCCTCGCCCTCGCGGGCGCGTACCTGCTCGGCCACGCGCTCGCGACCATCCCCGACCACACGGCGGCCTTCGCCGCCTACGAGAACCGGTTGCGGGGCTTCGCCGAAGCCAACCAGGCCTTGGTGAGCGAAGGCCAGGCGACACTGTTCCCCGCGACGGCGGAAGCCCTGGAACGCCGCAACACCGCGCTCCGCCAGCTCACCACGGCACGGCGGCGCACGCCCCGGCCGGAGCACTCGGCGCTCACCCTGCCGGACTTTCCGGTGCCGGTGCGGTGA
- a CDS encoding ROK family protein: MAVTETRRAGSASPRTAKLAAVLRALRSGGTAVGGGFVSGGTILRGARGFAGEVGHIAVDPSGERCPCGRTGCLETKANLAAVLRAAAGPGDPLHDPAPGVEGRVALLKDRIRLPAGGDGGPRTRRGVRARPACPLRGAAHLAAPLPAQAAPSAGEVCA; the protein is encoded by the coding sequence GTGGCCGTCACCGAAACGAGGCGAGCCGGCTCGGCGAGCCCGCGTACGGCGAAGCTGGCCGCGGTCCTGCGGGCGCTGCGCAGCGGCGGAACGGCCGTCGGCGGCGGGTTCGTCTCCGGCGGCACGATCCTGCGCGGCGCGCGCGGTTTCGCCGGGGAAGTCGGGCACATCGCCGTCGACCCGTCCGGCGAGCGGTGTCCCTGCGGGCGGACGGGGTGCCTGGAGACGAAGGCGAACCTGGCCGCGGTCCTGCGCGCGGCCGCGGGCCCGGGCGACCCGCTGCACGATCCGGCTCCCGGCGTCGAAGGCCGCGTCGCGCTCCTCAAGGACCGCATCCGGCTACCAGCGGGCGGTGACGGCGGTCCACGAACTCGGCGTGGCGTCCGGGCTCGGCCTGCGTGCCCGCTGCGGGGCGCCGCGCACCTGGCGGCCCCGCTTCCGGCTCAGGCGGCACCGAGCGCCGGCGAGGTGTGCGCATGA
- a CDS encoding RNA polymerase sigma factor, with amino-acid sequence MSPLEIELARSAQAGSASALGMLLARHQAGMRAVALSILGYGPDAEDAVQDAVLIALRRIGTLRSAAA; translated from the coding sequence GTGAGCCCCCTCGAGATCGAGCTGGCGCGCAGCGCACAGGCCGGGAGCGCGAGCGCGCTGGGTATGCTGCTCGCCCGGCACCAGGCCGGCATGCGTGCGGTGGCGCTGAGCATCCTCGGCTACGGGCCGGACGCCGAAGACGCCGTGCAGGACGCCGTCCTGATCGCCTTGCGCCGGATCGGCACCCTGCGGTCCGCAGCCGCCTGA
- a CDS encoding expansin EXLX1 family cellulose-binding protein has protein sequence MPKRAVIVSLVALLVVATAVVVLVVTRAAGPAPAEAANRADAAPVIGTAVTTPPVSTSPPSPSATTTTPASSSVTAPTSAAGSADAPLAGRIKPGASHSGVATFYDTDGTGACGYDASPDPLNAAMNVADFEGSQACGAYVEVHAAGGASVTVRITNLCPAPCRVGQLDLNPKAFDRLGARVRGEIPVTWKLVSQPSAKQISLRYKEGSSQYWCGIQVLDHRNPVARLEVRAGSSWKRLQRTDYNYFLSENGAGCGGAVAVTDIYGERLVIDALPVKAGVSQPANRQFAQH, from the coding sequence GTGCCCAAACGCGCGGTGATCGTGTCACTGGTGGCGCTGCTCGTGGTGGCGACGGCCGTCGTCGTCCTGGTCGTGACCCGGGCGGCCGGCCCGGCCCCCGCCGAAGCGGCGAACCGAGCGGACGCCGCTCCGGTGATCGGCACCGCCGTCACCACCCCGCCCGTGAGCACGTCGCCGCCTTCGCCCTCGGCCACGACGACCACCCCCGCGTCCTCCAGCGTCACGGCGCCGACGTCCGCGGCCGGGTCGGCCGACGCGCCGCTCGCCGGGCGGATCAAGCCCGGGGCGAGCCACTCCGGCGTGGCCACCTTCTACGACACGGACGGCACCGGCGCGTGCGGGTACGACGCGAGCCCGGATCCGTTGAACGCGGCGATGAACGTCGCCGACTTCGAAGGCTCCCAGGCGTGCGGGGCCTACGTCGAAGTCCACGCGGCCGGGGGCGCGAGCGTGACGGTGCGGATCACCAACCTGTGCCCGGCGCCGTGCCGGGTCGGGCAGCTGGACCTGAACCCGAAGGCGTTCGACCGCCTCGGGGCGCGGGTCCGCGGGGAAATCCCGGTCACCTGGAAACTGGTGAGCCAGCCGTCGGCGAAGCAGATTTCGCTTCGCTACAAAGAAGGATCGTCCCAGTACTGGTGCGGAATCCAGGTGCTCGACCACCGCAATCCGGTGGCCCGGCTGGAAGTCCGCGCCGGCAGCAGCTGGAAACGGCTCCAGCGCACCGATTACAACTACTTCCTGTCGGAAAACGGCGCCGGGTGCGGCGGGGCCGTCGCGGTCACCGACATCTACGGCGAGCGGCTGGTCATCGACGCGCTGCCGGTCAAGGCCGGCGTCAGCCAGCCGGCGAACCGGCAGTTCGCCCAGCACTGA
- a CDS encoding SDR family oxidoreductase, with protein MSTMMIIGGTDGLGRFIAQRHADQGGTVVIAGRDAARAEAVAKEIAPTATGLGLDLSRPETIAASGAGAPALDHLVVTASHQRPNTLRNFDIAEAITAVTTKLVGYAEAVRVLRERFTPDASVVLFGGLAKERPYPGSTVVTTVNSAVTGLVKTLAIEIAPHRVNALHPGLVGDSPRWRDADLGAQVERTPIGRLVTMAEIADATGFLLRNGGINGHDLFIDGGFLTR; from the coding sequence ATGAGCACCATGATGATCATCGGCGGCACCGACGGACTCGGCCGCTTCATCGCCCAGCGGCACGCGGACCAGGGCGGCACCGTGGTGATCGCCGGCCGCGACGCCGCTCGGGCCGAGGCGGTCGCGAAGGAAATCGCGCCGACCGCGACCGGCCTCGGTCTGGACCTCTCCCGGCCGGAGACCATCGCCGCTTCGGGCGCCGGCGCGCCGGCCCTCGACCACCTGGTCGTCACGGCCAGCCACCAGCGCCCGAACACCTTGCGGAACTTCGACATCGCCGAGGCGATCACCGCGGTGACGACGAAGCTGGTCGGTTACGCCGAAGCCGTCAGAGTGCTGCGAGAGCGCTTCACGCCCGATGCGTCGGTCGTCCTCTTCGGCGGCCTGGCCAAGGAACGGCCCTACCCGGGCTCCACGGTCGTCACCACCGTCAACAGCGCCGTCACCGGCCTGGTGAAGACGCTCGCCATCGAGATCGCGCCGCACCGGGTCAACGCCCTGCACCCGGGCCTGGTCGGCGACAGTCCCCGCTGGCGCGACGCCGACCTCGGGGCACAGGTCGAGCGCACCCCGATCGGGCGGCTGGTCACCATGGCCGAGATCGCCGACGCGACCGGGTTCCTGCTCCGCAACGGCGGGATCAACGGCCACGACCTGTTCATCGACGGCGGTTTCCTCACCCGGTGA
- a CDS encoding alpha/beta fold hydrolase — MRRAPRRGLGLLRLPALEPHLTTVYVEPIGTGGSGRPASHPHGYPRERHARALLALLDHLGVAAPYLLGHSHGGFVAQYFALHHADRVAGVVLYGSAPVTGPEHGAEAQRNVAEFARRNADRPELPEVLAALQATASISDDDEMNAALRGLLPAYFADYWGREAEFAPLRATTRGTHISGLAADLVPDTIDDRAALGALTVPALVIGGRYDVICGPRWARELHELIPGARLVVLEHSGHFGHLEEPELFAESVVDFVGGCG; from the coding sequence GTGCGTCGTGCTCCCCGGCGGGGACTGGGCCTCCTCCGGCTGCCGGCGCTCGAACCGCACCTGACCACGGTCTACGTCGAGCCGATCGGCACCGGTGGCTCCGGGCGGCCGGCGTCCCACCCGCACGGCTACCCCCGCGAACGCCACGCCCGCGCCCTGCTCGCGCTGCTCGACCACCTCGGCGTCGCCGCGCCGTACCTCCTCGGCCATTCGCACGGCGGGTTCGTCGCGCAGTACTTCGCGCTGCACCACGCGGACCGCGTCGCCGGCGTGGTGCTGTACGGGAGCGCCCCGGTCACCGGACCGGAACACGGCGCCGAAGCCCAGCGCAACGTCGCGGAGTTCGCCCGCCGCAACGCCGATCGGCCCGAGCTGCCCGAGGTGCTGGCCGCTTTGCAGGCGACCGCGTCGATTTCGGACGACGACGAGATGAACGCCGCCCTGCGTGGGCTGCTGCCGGCGTACTTCGCCGACTACTGGGGCCGCGAGGCGGAATTCGCGCCGCTGCGGGCGACCACCCGCGGCACGCACATCTCCGGGCTGGCCGCCGACCTCGTGCCGGACACCATCGACGACCGGGCCGCGCTCGGCGCGCTGACCGTGCCGGCCTTGGTGATCGGCGGCCGGTACGACGTGATCTGCGGTCCCCGCTGGGCGCGCGAGCTGCACGAGCTCATCCCCGGTGCGCGCCTGGTCGTGCTGGAGCACAGCGGTCACTTCGGGCACCTCGAGGAGCCGGAGCTGTTCGCGGAGTCCGTTGTGGACTTCGTCGGCGGCTGCGGCTGA
- a CDS encoding TetR family transcriptional regulator, whose translation MTRRPHRRDPEGHRQAILDAARASFGERGFARATVRDIAARAGVTHGLVLRQFGSKEQLFLAAVPGHRELDEVIAGDLETLPERVARGYVERMEANAAVDPLVVLLRSIASDQQAATKLYSAMEASSIRAYREVLDGEDVAARVSMLGAQLIGVTVNRYIARTGPLAELPVPALIDHLSRTLRHILFAA comes from the coding sequence ATGACCCGACGCCCCCATCGGCGCGACCCGGAAGGCCACCGCCAGGCCATCCTGGACGCGGCCCGCGCCTCCTTCGGCGAACGCGGGTTCGCCCGCGCGACGGTGCGGGACATCGCGGCCCGCGCCGGCGTCACGCACGGCCTGGTCCTGCGGCAGTTCGGGTCGAAGGAGCAGCTGTTCCTCGCCGCCGTCCCGGGCCACCGGGAGCTCGACGAGGTGATCGCCGGCGACCTGGAGACGCTGCCCGAGCGCGTTGCGCGCGGCTACGTGGAGCGGATGGAGGCCAACGCCGCGGTCGACCCCCTCGTGGTCTTGCTGCGCAGCATCGCCTCCGACCAGCAGGCGGCGACGAAGCTGTACAGCGCGATGGAGGCGAGCAGCATCCGGGCCTACCGCGAAGTCCTCGACGGCGAGGATGTCGCCGCCCGCGTCTCGATGCTCGGTGCGCAGCTCATCGGCGTGACGGTCAACCGGTACATCGCCCGCACCGGGCCGCTCGCAGAACTGCCGGTGCCGGCGCTGATCGACCACTTGTCCCGCACCCTGCGCCACATCCTCTTCGCCGCCTGA
- a CDS encoding non-ribosomal peptide synthetase: MRVSAPLSSGQQRLWTVSQLDGAGPAYNETMAFTLRGPLDREALHRAFAALADRHEALRTRIVVEDGRPVQVVEPAGHGFPLVVTEVAGPGEAAELRRSDPFEPFDLTRAPLARARLLAGAGAPPPDLHATGEHRQFRDDEQHVLLITVHHVVFDGWSRTLLLRELGVLYAAQLSGTEPDLPPARPYRDHALAQQDWLAGDGPAPHEAYWQERLDGVPPVLELPADRPRPARQDFRGARVPVALGPDLTARLTAVAREHGVTLYSTILTCWNLLLSRLSGQTDIVVGVPTASRGAGGEYPDTLGFFVNTLAVRADLSGARTGATLLKEVRAALRGAIDHAELPFERVVELVNPPRSPAHTPLFQTMFAWVPTQHDLLELPDVAVEPLDVEHAPAKFDLALGLAGENGDGGDVLGHLDYAVALFDHETAERYARYLVRLLDQLATRPDAEIASYELLDAAERREILTAWSTGPRPRRRPGGLVERFTAHADTTPDAPALVCDGRTRTYGELDRRSTKLANALRARGAGRGRVVGVLSGRSADLVTAVLAVLKTGAAYLPLDPAQPAARRAAMVEDACPVLVLGHDVPELEAEGDETRRPVATERGDTAYVIYTSGSTGRPKGVAVTYHSVLALFDQWLDRFGATPGEATSAWSSIGFDASVHELLLPLTTGAVLHIAPEDVRPDPAALMAWLREHRVVQAFLPPAYVRWVDEDPTRVHGLALRQLLTGVEPLPEAALARFAAALPGLRICFGYGPTEATLYATAHVDPQPRDRPAPIGRPLPGSRVYLLDERLRPVPPGVVGEVFLAGDCLARGYLHRPGLTAERFVADPFVPGERMYRTGDLARWLPDGQAEYAGRRDDQIKLRGFRIEPGEVTAALLAVPGVREAAVLVDREGEPRLVAGVAGEPRTPHEWRAALADRLPDYMIPSVFAEFDRLPLSRSGKLDRDAVLARARASAPAAVNTAAPRDHVELALLRIWRDLLLHPAIGVSDGFFDVGGTSISAIKLAHAIGAEFGRELPIRDVILHPTIEAQAALLRTDRPPAGGSLIEFRRGAGRARVVCVHPAGGTAFCYLPLSAALPEDAGVVGIQSPGLNAGEAPLPSVEAMAEEYLRLVAPRPEETLVLCGLSYGGLVAYEMGRRLAEHHPRVSVVLLDTTATDDPAGKAAIEPVPAAEFREKLVRFNGMYPGIEDAQIERYHRTYNHNRLTAREHDPGETAARVVFVQAVGEDTIPGTAEFWRRRARGEFEVVPADCGHWDMLESDALPLVAKLISAELAAR, translated from the coding sequence ATGCGAGTGTCCGCCCCGCTGTCGTCCGGTCAGCAGCGCCTTTGGACCGTTTCCCAGCTGGACGGCGCGGGACCGGCCTACAACGAGACCATGGCCTTCACCCTGCGGGGACCGCTGGACCGCGAGGCACTGCACCGGGCCTTCGCCGCGTTGGCCGACCGCCACGAAGCCCTGCGGACCCGGATCGTCGTCGAAGACGGCCGGCCGGTGCAGGTCGTCGAGCCCGCCGGCCACGGGTTTCCGTTGGTCGTCACCGAGGTCGCCGGGCCGGGTGAAGCGGCCGAGCTGCGGCGGAGCGATCCGTTCGAACCGTTCGACCTGACGCGGGCGCCGCTGGCCCGGGCGCGGTTGCTGGCCGGGGCCGGGGCGCCGCCCCCCGATCTCCACGCTACCGGGGAGCACCGACAGTTCCGGGACGACGAGCAGCACGTCCTGCTGATCACCGTGCACCACGTCGTCTTCGACGGCTGGTCCCGGACCCTGCTGCTGCGGGAACTCGGCGTCCTCTACGCCGCGCAGCTGAGCGGCACGGAACCGGACCTGCCGCCCGCGCGGCCCTACCGCGACCACGCCCTGGCGCAGCAGGACTGGCTGGCCGGCGACGGCCCGGCGCCGCACGAGGCCTACTGGCAGGAGCGGCTCGACGGGGTGCCGCCGGTGCTGGAGCTGCCCGCCGACCGGCCGCGCCCGGCCCGGCAGGACTTCCGCGGCGCGCGGGTGCCCGTGGCCCTCGGACCGGACCTCACCGCCCGGCTGACAGCGGTGGCGCGCGAGCACGGCGTCACGCTCTACTCCACCATCCTGACCTGCTGGAACCTTCTGTTGTCCCGGCTTTCCGGGCAAACTGACATCGTTGTCGGCGTCCCCACCGCCAGCCGCGGCGCCGGCGGCGAGTACCCCGACACGCTCGGGTTCTTCGTCAACACGCTGGCCGTGCGCGCCGACCTGTCCGGTGCCCGCACCGGGGCCACCCTGCTCAAGGAGGTCCGCGCGGCCCTGCGGGGCGCGATCGACCACGCCGAGCTGCCGTTCGAACGGGTCGTCGAGCTGGTGAACCCGCCGCGCAGCCCGGCGCACACCCCGCTGTTCCAGACGATGTTCGCCTGGGTGCCGACCCAGCACGACCTCCTGGAGCTGCCGGACGTGGCCGTCGAACCCCTCGACGTGGAGCACGCCCCCGCGAAGTTCGACCTCGCCCTCGGCCTCGCCGGCGAGAACGGCGACGGCGGCGATGTTCTCGGACACCTCGACTACGCCGTCGCCCTCTTCGACCACGAGACCGCCGAGCGGTACGCGCGGTACCTCGTCCGGTTGCTGGACCAGCTGGCCACCCGGCCGGACGCCGAAATCGCGAGCTACGAGCTCCTCGACGCCGCCGAACGCCGGGAGATCCTCACCGCCTGGAGCACCGGCCCGCGGCCGCGACGACGTCCCGGCGGGCTCGTCGAGCGGTTCACCGCCCACGCCGACACGACCCCGGACGCGCCCGCGCTCGTCTGCGACGGCCGGACCCGCACCTACGGCGAGCTCGACCGCCGCAGCACCAAGCTGGCGAACGCCCTGCGCGCCCGCGGGGCCGGCCGGGGCCGGGTGGTGGGTGTCCTCAGTGGACGGTCGGCGGACCTGGTCACCGCCGTGCTGGCCGTGCTGAAGACCGGCGCCGCCTACCTCCCGCTCGATCCGGCCCAGCCGGCCGCCCGCCGGGCGGCGATGGTCGAGGACGCGTGCCCCGTGCTGGTCCTCGGGCACGACGTTCCCGAGCTCGAGGCCGAAGGCGACGAGACCCGGAGACCGGTCGCAACCGAGCGCGGCGACACGGCTTACGTGATCTACACGTCGGGGTCGACCGGGCGCCCGAAGGGCGTCGCCGTGACCTACCACAGCGTCCTCGCCCTCTTCGACCAGTGGCTGGACCGCTTCGGGGCGACCCCCGGTGAGGCGACGTCGGCGTGGTCGAGCATCGGCTTCGACGCCTCGGTGCACGAACTACTGCTGCCGCTGACCACGGGCGCTGTACTGCACATCGCGCCCGAGGACGTCCGGCCCGATCCGGCGGCCTTGATGGCGTGGCTGCGGGAACACCGAGTGGTGCAGGCCTTCCTGCCACCCGCCTACGTCCGGTGGGTCGACGAAGATCCCACGCGCGTGCACGGGCTCGCGTTGCGGCAGCTGCTGACCGGCGTCGAACCACTGCCGGAGGCCGCGCTCGCCCGGTTCGCCGCCGCTCTGCCCGGGCTGCGGATCTGCTTCGGCTACGGGCCGACCGAAGCCACCCTCTACGCCACCGCGCACGTCGACCCGCAGCCACGGGACCGCCCGGCGCCGATCGGGCGGCCGCTGCCCGGCTCGCGGGTGTACCTCCTCGACGAGCGGCTGCGCCCGGTGCCGCCGGGTGTGGTGGGCGAGGTCTTCCTGGCCGGCGACTGCCTGGCCCGAGGGTACCTGCACCGGCCGGGGCTGACCGCCGAGCGGTTCGTGGCGGATCCGTTCGTTCCGGGCGAGAGGATGTACCGCACCGGTGACCTCGCTCGATGGCTGCCGGACGGCCAAGCCGAGTACGCCGGCCGCCGCGACGACCAGATCAAGCTGCGGGGGTTCCGCATCGAGCCCGGCGAGGTGACGGCCGCACTGCTGGCCGTGCCCGGCGTCCGGGAGGCCGCCGTGCTGGTGGACCGCGAAGGCGAGCCGCGGCTCGTCGCCGGCGTCGCCGGCGAGCCGCGGACTCCGCACGAGTGGCGGGCCGCGCTGGCGGACCGGCTGCCGGACTACATGATCCCGTCGGTGTTCGCCGAGTTCGACCGGCTGCCGCTGAGCCGCAGCGGCAAGCTCGACCGCGACGCCGTCCTGGCCCGCGCCCGGGCGAGCGCACCGGCAGCGGTCAACACCGCGGCCCCGCGCGACCACGTCGAACTCGCCCTGCTGCGGATCTGGCGCGATCTGCTGCTGCACCCCGCGATCGGCGTCTCGGACGGCTTTTTCGACGTCGGCGGCACGTCGATCTCGGCGATCAAGCTGGCCCACGCGATCGGCGCGGAGTTCGGCCGCGAGCTGCCGATCCGGGACGTCATCCTGCACCCGACCATCGAGGCGCAGGCCGCGCTGCTGCGCACGGACCGCCCACCGGCGGGCGGCAGCCTGATCGAGTTCCGCCGCGGCGCCGGGCGCGCCCGGGTCGTCTGCGTGCACCCGGCGGGCGGCACGGCGTTCTGCTACCTGCCGCTCAGCGCGGCCCTGCCCGAGGACGCCGGTGTCGTGGGCATCCAGTCTCCCGGGCTCAACGCCGGTGAAGCGCCGCTGCCGAGCGTCGAGGCGATGGCCGAGGAGTACCTGCGGCTGGTCGCCCCGCGGCCGGAGGAAACGCTGGTCCTCTGTGGACTTTCGTACGGCGGTTTGGTCGCCTACGAAATGGGTCGCCGGCTCGCGGAGCACCACCCGCGCGTCAGCGTCGTCCTGCTCGACACCACCGCCACCGACGACCCCGCCGGGAAGGCGGCCATCGAGCCGGTGCCCGCGGCCGAGTTCCGCGAGAAACTGGTCCGCTTCAACGGGATGTACCCCGGGATCGAGGATGCGCAGATCGAGCGCTACCACCGCACGTACAACCACAACCGGCTGACCGCCCGCGAGCACGATCCGGGCGAGACGGCGGCGCGCGTGGTGTTCGTGCAGGCCGTCGGCGAGGACACCATCCCCGGCACCGCCGAGTTCTGGCGCCGCCGCGCCCGTGGCGAGTTCGAGGTGGTCCCCGCGGACTGCGGGCACTGGGACATGCTGGAAAGCGACGCGCTGCCGCTGGTCGCCAAGCTGATCTCGGCCGAGCTGGCGGCTCGATGA